A stretch of Myroides oncorhynchi DNA encodes these proteins:
- the panB gene encoding 3-methyl-2-oxobutanoate hydroxymethyltransferase — translation MSVAKKDYKKVTTKSLIDMKANGEKISMLTCYDYSMAKVLEAGGVDVMLVGDSASNVMAGHETTLPITLDQMIYHAQSVVRGADRALIVVDLPFGSYQSDPKEALRSAIRIMKESGAHAVKMEGGEEIRDGIKRILDAGIPVMGHLGLTPQSIYKFGTYTVRAKEEEEANQLIKDAKMLEEIGCFSLVLEKIPASLAKKVAESISIPVIGIGAGNGVDGQVLVIHDMIGLTHEFSPKFLRRYMNIYEDMKNAVAQYVDDVKAVDFPNEKEQY, via the coding sequence ATGTCTGTAGCAAAAAAGGACTATAAAAAAGTGACAACTAAGTCGCTAATAGATATGAAAGCCAACGGAGAGAAGATATCAATGCTTACGTGTTATGACTACTCTATGGCCAAAGTATTAGAAGCAGGTGGAGTTGACGTTATGCTTGTAGGAGATTCTGCTAGTAACGTTATGGCTGGTCATGAGACTACCTTACCGATCACACTAGATCAGATGATCTATCACGCACAGTCTGTAGTACGTGGAGCTGACAGAGCGCTAATTGTTGTGGATTTACCATTTGGTTCTTACCAATCTGATCCTAAAGAAGCATTGCGTTCAGCTATTCGTATTATGAAAGAAAGTGGAGCTCACGCTGTCAAGATGGAAGGTGGAGAAGAAATCAGAGATGGTATTAAGCGTATCTTAGATGCTGGTATTCCTGTGATGGGACACTTAGGTCTTACTCCTCAGTCTATTTATAAATTTGGTACATATACTGTAAGAGCGAAAGAAGAAGAAGAAGCTAACCAACTTATCAAAGATGCTAAGATGTTAGAAGAGATAGGGTGTTTCTCATTAGTATTAGAGAAGATTCCTGCTTCACTAGCGAAAAAAGTAGCTGAGAGCATCTCTATACCTGTTATTGGTATCGGTGCTGGTAATGGCGTAGATGGACAAGTATTAGTTATCCATGATATGATCGGTCTTACACATGAATTTAGTCCTAAATTCTTACGTCGTTATATGAATATCTATGAAGATATGAAAAACGCAGTAGCACAATATGTTGATGATGTAAAAGCTGTTGACTTCCCTAACGAGAAAGAACAGTACTAG
- a CDS encoding SDR family oxidoreductase yields the protein MKNKALVVGVSGIAGSNLAKELIAQDWTVYGLARNPKGIVDGVVPIAADLLDTEGLAIALQDIAPTHVYFTTWMRKDTEAENIIVNATLVRNLLDVLSPKQRVKHVALVTGLKHYLGPFESYVKSGILPITPVREEHPRLELENFYYAQEDEVYKASKRDGFTWSVHRPHTLIGHAVGNLMNMGITLAVYTSICKEEGLPMVWPGSEAQWNGVSDVTDAGVLAKQLVWASTTDTAKNQAFNVTNGDVFRWKCLWEEIANYFDIPFEGYKDTIRPLEVALLQKSEVWKTVIAKHKLQTMDLDILVSPWHTDADLGRPIEVITDMSKSRKLGFTTFKPTKDSFIELFEQLKAERLIP from the coding sequence ATGAAGAACAAAGCATTAGTAGTAGGCGTTAGTGGTATTGCTGGTAGTAATCTAGCAAAAGAACTAATCGCTCAAGATTGGACAGTATATGGATTAGCAAGAAATCCAAAAGGGATTGTAGATGGAGTCGTTCCCATCGCTGCAGACTTATTAGATACAGAAGGTTTAGCTATAGCCTTACAAGATATAGCGCCTACCCATGTTTATTTTACCACATGGATGCGCAAGGACACAGAGGCAGAGAATATCATTGTCAATGCTACTTTAGTAAGGAACTTACTAGATGTATTATCTCCTAAACAGAGAGTAAAACATGTAGCTTTAGTGACTGGATTAAAACATTATTTAGGTCCTTTTGAATCTTATGTGAAATCTGGTATCCTACCTATCACACCAGTTAGAGAAGAACACCCTCGATTAGAATTAGAGAATTTCTATTATGCTCAAGAAGATGAAGTGTATAAAGCATCTAAGAGAGACGGCTTTACTTGGAGTGTACATAGACCTCATACTTTGATAGGGCATGCAGTAGGTAATCTGATGAATATGGGGATTACACTTGCTGTGTATACGAGTATATGTAAGGAAGAAGGTCTTCCTATGGTGTGGCCAGGATCAGAAGCACAGTGGAATGGGGTATCAGATGTAACAGATGCGGGCGTATTAGCAAAACAGTTGGTATGGGCATCTACTACTGATACAGCTAAGAATCAAGCCTTCAATGTTACCAATGGAGATGTGTTTAGATGGAAGTGTTTATGGGAAGAAATAGCTAACTATTTTGACATACCTTTTGAAGGGTATAAGGATACTATCAGACCATTAGAGGTAGCCTTATTGCAGAAGAGTGAGGTATGGAAGACTGTTATAGCGAAGCATAAACTACAAACTATGGATTTAGATATATTAGTTTCTCCATGGCATACAGATGCAGATTTAGGGCGCCCTATAGAAGTAATTACTGATATGTCTAAAAGTAGGAAGTTAGGCTTTACAACTTTTAAACCAACAAAAGACTCTTTTATAGAATTATTTGAACAATTAAAAGCAGAACGTCTTATACCATAA
- a CDS encoding type II toxin-antitoxin system RelE/ParE family toxin, which translates to MKIILSDFATSQLRNIYFYYVNHVSVSKAKEVKDNIITAIKQLINFPYLGQKEGMMYSRFERRYLLVYEYKILYEVTEESIVILDIFHTKQSPYKMYVNEDREESLRKNSKPSL; encoded by the coding sequence ATGAAAATAATATTATCTGATTTTGCAACTAGTCAATTAAGGAATATATACTTCTATTATGTTAATCATGTCAGTGTAAGCAAGGCTAAAGAGGTAAAGGATAATATTATTACAGCAATCAAGCAGTTAATTAATTTTCCTTATTTAGGACAGAAAGAAGGTATGATGTATAGTCGATTCGAGAGAAGATATCTCTTAGTTTATGAGTATAAAATTCTATATGAGGTAACTGAAGAGAGTATTGTTATTCTGGATATCTTTCATACCAAGCAATCTCCTTACAAGATGTATGTCAATGAAGATAGAGAAGAAAGTCTGAGAAAGAATAGTAAACCGAGTCTGTAA
- a CDS encoding L-serine ammonia-lyase, producing the protein MECISVFDMLKIGVGPSSSHTLGPWRAAELFLKELRERNIFDQVSSLKIDLFGSLSLTGVGHATDLAVMLGLSGADPEYVPIDDISGIIEQINVSQSLLLGGKTSIHFIPKEHIVFNRNFLPFHANGMTFSVIYGEHNIYESTFYSIGGGFVVKEESVENIENEEIKATFPFPIEKATELLAYCKEQNMSVSEIVYENEKSIRTEEEIHHELMRVWNTMLECMYIGCHTEGVLPGGLNVRRRAYDTHTKLKGDLPYNTPQEWLQTIRKTKVYFRQILKWVSCFALAVNEVNASLGRVVTAPTNGSAGVIPAVLMYYLVIENHKAGEKEIKQFLMVAGEIGSIFKKGATISAAMGGCQAEIGVSSAMAAGALCEMMGGTPEQVTVAAEIAMEHHLGLTCDPIGGLVQVPCIERNTMGAIKAINAAELALDTDPKNAKVPLDKVVNTMWETAKDMNNKYKETSEGGLAVAVNLSDC; encoded by the coding sequence ATGGAATGTATTTCTGTATTTGATATGCTAAAGATTGGTGTAGGACCATCGAGTTCACACACTTTAGGCCCTTGGAGAGCTGCAGAGCTATTTTTAAAAGAATTGCGCGAACGCAATATCTTTGACCAAGTTTCATCTTTAAAAATCGACTTATTTGGTTCACTATCTCTGACTGGAGTTGGGCATGCTACTGACTTAGCGGTTATGCTAGGACTTAGCGGAGCTGATCCAGAATATGTTCCTATAGACGATATTAGTGGTATTATTGAACAAATCAATGTTTCTCAATCACTTCTATTAGGAGGTAAAACATCTATACACTTTATTCCTAAAGAACACATTGTATTTAATAGAAACTTTTTGCCATTTCACGCTAATGGAATGACTTTTTCTGTTATATATGGTGAACATAACATCTATGAATCTACCTTCTACTCTATTGGTGGAGGATTTGTTGTTAAAGAAGAAAGTGTTGAGAATATAGAAAACGAGGAGATTAAAGCAACTTTCCCTTTCCCAATTGAGAAAGCTACCGAATTATTAGCATACTGTAAAGAACAGAATATGTCTGTATCTGAGATAGTATATGAGAACGAAAAATCTATACGCACTGAGGAGGAGATACACCATGAGTTAATGCGTGTATGGAATACAATGCTAGAGTGTATGTATATAGGTTGTCATACCGAGGGGGTCTTACCTGGAGGACTTAATGTACGTAGACGCGCTTATGATACACATACTAAACTTAAAGGAGATTTACCTTATAACACACCTCAAGAGTGGCTACAAACCATCAGAAAAACGAAAGTTTACTTTAGACAAATTCTAAAATGGGTAAGCTGCTTTGCTTTAGCGGTAAATGAGGTAAACGCATCTCTAGGTCGTGTAGTAACAGCTCCTACTAATGGTAGTGCTGGTGTTATCCCAGCAGTATTAATGTATTATCTAGTAATAGAAAATCACAAAGCAGGCGAAAAAGAAATCAAACAATTTCTGATGGTAGCTGGCGAGATAGGTAGTATATTTAAAAAAGGAGCAACAATTTCTGCAGCAATGGGAGGATGTCAAGCAGAAATTGGAGTATCTAGTGCTATGGCTGCTGGAGCGCTATGTGAAATGATGGGAGGAACACCAGAACAAGTGACCGTTGCTGCTGAAATAGCAATGGAACACCACCTAGGCTTAACATGCGATCCTATTGGAGGATTAGTACAAGTACCTTGTATTGAACGTAACACAATGGGAGCAATTAAAGCAATCAATGCTGCAGAGCTAGCTTTAGATACTGACCCTAAAAATGCAAAAGTACCTTTGGATAAAGTTGTAAATACAATGTGGGAAACTGCAAAAGACATGAATAATAAATACAAAGAGACTTCAGAAGGAGGTCTTGCTGTGGCTGTAAACTTATCAGACTGCTAA
- a CDS encoding GNAT family N-acetyltransferase, whose amino-acid sequence MTSKSVIIKDTSYTLYINYQDDEQKRKEFNRMCQEVWEFDFEAYYQSGYWGEDCILFSLFLDTKIVAHTTLSLFEITKDKKMYKAGQLGTVMTEPAHQNKGLSRFLLEYIEVEYKDIVTGYFLFANDTVLDFYPKFGYVPVQEYQATLKTNMKSSTLSSLEKLDLDNPASLALFEEYVKNGYTYNRLNTKNVGLAFFYCYANLDFGFKNSIYYSKALDAIIIYEQEESELTIYSIYQGDHHVKQLDAIINACCTEETQTIYFAFNPEIGQATYSLYKEDDDITLMVTKELIGLFSDQKTMVASLSHT is encoded by the coding sequence ATGACCAGTAAATCAGTAATTATAAAAGATACATCTTATACCCTGTATATCAACTATCAAGATGATGAACAAAAACGAAAAGAGTTCAATAGAATGTGTCAGGAAGTATGGGAGTTTGACTTCGAAGCATATTACCAATCGGGATATTGGGGAGAAGACTGTATACTGTTTTCATTATTTCTAGATACTAAAATAGTAGCACATACGACTTTAAGCCTATTCGAAATAACGAAGGATAAGAAAATGTATAAAGCAGGACAATTAGGTACGGTGATGACAGAACCAGCCCATCAAAACAAAGGTTTATCAAGATTCTTATTAGAATACATAGAAGTAGAATACAAAGATATAGTAACAGGCTACTTCTTGTTTGCAAACGATACAGTACTAGACTTCTACCCAAAATTTGGGTATGTGCCTGTACAAGAGTATCAAGCTACACTAAAGACGAATATGAAATCTTCTACTCTATCGAGTTTAGAGAAATTAGATTTAGACAACCCTGCATCACTTGCTTTATTTGAAGAATATGTCAAAAATGGATATACATATAATAGGCTAAATACTAAAAATGTAGGCTTGGCTTTCTTTTATTGTTATGCTAATTTAGATTTTGGTTTTAAAAACTCTATTTATTATAGCAAAGCATTGGATGCCATTATCATCTATGAGCAAGAAGAAAGTGAGCTAACGATCTATTCTATTTACCAAGGAGATCACCATGTCAAACAACTCGATGCAATAATAAATGCATGCTGCACAGAAGAGACACAGACTATCTATTTTGCTTTTAACCCTGAGATAGGACAAGCTACTTATAGTTTATACAAAGAAGATGATGATATCACACTGATGGTGACAAAAGAGTTAATAGGCTTATTCTCTGATCAGAAGACTATGGTAGCTTCGTTATCACATACATAA
- a CDS encoding GNAT family N-acetyltransferase: protein MIKPLTTAYLSQALEVLDIVKNHMIKQGLDQWDEHYPNQETLTTDLHKQQAYIYLEHGEILAYVVLNEEYDVEYDDLVWSTKTPFLVIHRLFVHPIAQGKGISSQMILYAEQYAKEHKYPSIRFDAYSLNDTANAVYLKKGYTHVGTVTFRKGVFNCYEKAL from the coding sequence ATGATAAAACCACTTACAACAGCTTATCTATCTCAAGCGTTAGAAGTGCTTGATATTGTAAAAAATCATATGATAAAACAAGGTCTTGATCAATGGGATGAACACTATCCTAATCAGGAGACCTTGACTACTGATCTACATAAACAACAAGCCTATATCTATTTAGAACATGGAGAGATACTTGCTTATGTGGTGCTAAATGAAGAATATGATGTAGAATACGATGATTTGGTTTGGTCTACAAAGACACCATTTCTCGTTATTCACAGATTATTTGTTCATCCTATAGCACAGGGCAAAGGTATATCAAGCCAAATGATCCTCTATGCAGAACAATATGCTAAGGAACATAAGTACCCCTCTATACGCTTTGATGCTTATTCTCTTAATGATACAGCTAATGCAGTATACCTTAAAAAAGGTTATACACACGTAGGAACTGTTACATTTAGAAAAGGGGTATTCAACTGCTATGAGAAAGCTTTATAA
- the pdxY gene encoding pyridoxal kinase: protein MTNNTIDPHIISIQSTVSTGYVGNNSASFAIQLHGINCVAMPTILLSSHTDKPVYYGEAVPKELFEKLARGVLEINTAQLTQYVVSGYLKSKEIIDATAEFIKQLKAEHTITYIYDPVFGDTRTDGLYIPKEQADYSKEQLLALSDILTPNHFELEYLLGKRITNEQELIVAVQADEVLSSKIIVLTTAEMKENINHQVEVILINQSELTHFYADNIPVEVVGTGDLFTGTFSAQLTKGRTIEEAIQISMNFLSEVLRYVHQHGLKEMNAMAILQAQDVLAVKYK, encoded by the coding sequence ATGACAAATAACACAATAGATCCTCATATTATATCTATACAGAGTACTGTCTCTACTGGATATGTGGGGAATAACTCAGCTAGTTTTGCTATACAGCTTCACGGAATTAATTGTGTAGCGATGCCTACCATTCTTTTATCAAGTCACACAGACAAGCCCGTTTATTATGGAGAAGCAGTGCCTAAAGAATTGTTCGAGAAATTGGCTCGTGGAGTATTAGAAATTAACACTGCTCAACTTACGCAGTATGTAGTAAGTGGATACTTAAAGAGCAAAGAGATAATAGATGCGACAGCAGAGTTTATAAAACAATTAAAAGCAGAGCATACTATCACCTATATCTATGATCCCGTATTTGGAGATACGCGTACAGATGGACTGTATATTCCTAAAGAACAGGCAGATTATTCTAAAGAACAATTATTAGCGTTAAGTGATATCTTGACTCCTAATCACTTCGAATTAGAATACCTTTTAGGTAAGCGTATAACGAATGAGCAAGAGCTAATAGTAGCTGTACAGGCAGATGAGGTATTGTCTTCTAAAATCATTGTTTTGACTACAGCAGAAATGAAAGAGAATATTAATCATCAAGTAGAAGTCATCTTGATTAATCAAAGTGAGTTGACTCATTTTTATGCTGATAATATACCTGTAGAAGTAGTAGGAACAGGAGATTTGTTCACCGGAACATTTTCTGCACAGCTAACGAAAGGTCGTACGATAGAAGAAGCTATACAGATTAGTATGAACTTCTTGTCTGAAGTATTGAGATATGTTCATCAGCACGGATTAAAGGAGATGAATGCCATGGCTATCTTACAAGCACAAGATGTGCTGGCAGTAAAGTATAAATAA
- a CDS encoding helix-turn-helix domain-containing protein — MSQHFPIRMVISDNIIPSLFSTTTHREKGILLSYCMEGSNELKVDNRTETFTVGSLLTVFPQRLFSIPTSESKGKYLCVLFDLDSIKDLILPTNYQFLNELVRHPIIHLNEGDQKVFIDYYQLLLANRSTDTSVFYPDAMKYLLYSLIAHINRFYEQDEVKLKPSSKKETTVFRLYNLVHQHYLAEHTVQFYADQLKLTPKYLTTLVRRQTGKTVSAIINELVLTQAQSYLIATDKPIYTIAEELQFLDTTSFCRYFKKSTGLSPLAYRQAHL, encoded by the coding sequence ATGAGTCAACATTTTCCTATTCGGATGGTAATATCAGATAATATTATTCCCTCTTTATTTTCTACTACTACACATAGAGAGAAAGGAATACTGCTGTCTTATTGTATGGAGGGAAGTAATGAGCTCAAAGTAGACAACCGAACAGAAACATTCACAGTAGGTTCTCTATTGACAGTATTTCCACAGCGTTTGTTCTCTATTCCCACTTCAGAAAGCAAGGGGAAGTATCTATGTGTGCTGTTTGATCTTGATAGTATTAAAGACCTTATTCTACCTACTAATTATCAGTTTTTAAACGAGTTGGTCAGACACCCTATTATTCATTTGAATGAAGGTGATCAAAAAGTTTTTATAGATTATTACCAATTGTTGTTGGCTAATCGCAGTACAGATACATCTGTTTTTTATCCTGATGCGATGAAGTATTTATTGTATTCTTTAATCGCTCATATCAACCGATTCTATGAACAAGATGAGGTAAAGTTGAAACCAAGTTCTAAGAAAGAAACAACCGTTTTTAGACTGTATAACTTGGTTCATCAGCATTATTTAGCAGAACATACAGTGCAGTTCTACGCTGATCAATTAAAGCTTACTCCTAAGTACCTAACGACTTTGGTACGCAGGCAGACAGGTAAGACTGTGTCTGCTATTATTAATGAGTTAGTACTCACTCAAGCGCAGTCTTATCTTATCGCAACTGATAAACCTATCTACACAATAGCTGAAGAGCTTCAGTTTTTAGATACGACCAGCTTCTGTCGTTATTTTAAAAAATCTACAGGACTATCTCCCTTAGCCTATAGACAAGCGCATTTATAG
- the dnaK gene encoding molecular chaperone DnaK has product MSKIIGIDLGTTNSCVSVMEGNEPVVISNAEGKRTTPSIVAFVEGGEIKVGDPAKRQAVTNPTKTVASIKRFMGERYSEAAKETSSVPYKVVKGDNDTPRVDIDGRLYTPQEISAMTLQKMKKTAEDFLGQEVSEAVITVPAYFNDAQRQATKEAGEIAGLKVRRIINEPTAAALAYGLDKTGKDQKVVVYDLGGGTFDISILELGDGVFEVLSTNGDTHLGGDDFDNVIINWLAEEFKAAEGVDLRQDAMALQRLKEAAEKAKVELSSATQTEINLPYVTATASGPKHLVQTLTRAKFEQLSDELVRRSMLPCEKALKDAGLSKSDIDEVILVGGSTRIPRIQEEVEKFFGKKPHKGVNPDEVVAIGAAIQGGVLTGDVKDVLLLDVTPLSLGIETMGGVFTKLIESNTTIPTKKSQVFSTAADNQPSVEIHVLQGERPMATDNKTIGRFHLDGLPPAQRGVPQIEVTFDIDANGLIKVSATDKGTGKSHDIRIEASSGLTEEEIQRMKQEAEANADADKKAKESVEKINEADAMIFQTEKQLKEFGDKLSDGNKSNIEGALAELKTAFETKNVDTIQPALDKINEAWKAASEEMYKAQAEGGHGAPEQGQPNQGGDADGTQDVEYEEVK; this is encoded by the coding sequence ATGAGTAAAATAATTGGTATTGACTTAGGAACTACAAACTCTTGTGTTTCTGTAATGGAAGGAAATGAGCCAGTAGTAATTTCAAACGCTGAAGGAAAAAGAACTACACCATCTATCGTAGCTTTCGTAGAAGGTGGAGAGATTAAAGTAGGTGATCCTGCAAAACGTCAGGCTGTAACTAACCCAACAAAAACGGTTGCTTCTATCAAACGTTTTATGGGAGAGAGATATAGTGAGGCTGCGAAAGAGACATCTTCAGTACCTTACAAAGTAGTTAAAGGAGATAACGACACTCCACGTGTAGATATCGACGGACGTCTATATACTCCACAAGAGATCTCTGCGATGACTTTGCAAAAAATGAAAAAAACAGCTGAAGATTTCTTAGGACAAGAAGTATCAGAAGCAGTAATCACTGTGCCAGCTTACTTTAATGACGCACAACGTCAAGCGACCAAAGAAGCAGGAGAAATCGCAGGATTAAAAGTAAGACGTATTATCAACGAGCCTACTGCGGCTGCGTTAGCATACGGATTAGACAAAACAGGAAAAGATCAAAAAGTAGTAGTATATGACTTAGGTGGTGGTACATTCGATATCTCTATCCTTGAGTTAGGAGATGGTGTATTCGAAGTATTATCTACTAATGGAGATACTCACTTAGGTGGAGATGACTTTGATAATGTAATCATCAACTGGTTAGCAGAAGAGTTTAAAGCTGCTGAAGGTGTAGATTTACGTCAAGATGCTATGGCATTACAACGTTTAAAAGAAGCTGCTGAGAAAGCTAAAGTTGAGTTATCATCTGCAACACAAACAGAGATTAACTTACCTTATGTAACAGCTACTGCTTCTGGACCAAAACACTTGGTACAAACATTAACAAGAGCTAAATTTGAGCAATTGTCTGATGAGTTAGTACGTCGTTCTATGCTTCCATGTGAGAAAGCTTTAAAAGATGCTGGTTTATCTAAATCAGATATCGATGAGGTAATCTTAGTAGGAGGTTCTACACGTATCCCAAGAATCCAAGAAGAAGTAGAGAAGTTCTTCGGTAAAAAACCACATAAAGGAGTTAACCCTGATGAGGTAGTTGCTATCGGTGCTGCTATTCAAGGAGGAGTATTAACAGGAGATGTAAAAGACGTATTGTTATTAGACGTTACGCCACTTTCATTAGGTATCGAAACTATGGGAGGCGTATTCACTAAGTTGATTGAGTCTAACACAACGATTCCTACTAAGAAATCACAAGTGTTTTCTACTGCAGCGGATAACCAACCATCGGTTGAAATCCACGTATTACAAGGAGAAAGACCAATGGCTACTGATAACAAGACAATTGGTCGTTTCCATTTAGATGGTTTACCACCTGCACAAAGAGGTGTTCCTCAAATCGAAGTAACTTTCGATATCGATGCAAACGGTTTAATCAAAGTATCTGCTACAGATAAAGGAACTGGTAAATCTCATGATATTCGTATCGAGGCTTCATCTGGATTAACTGAAGAAGAAATCCAAAGAATGAAACAAGAAGCTGAGGCGAATGCTGATGCTGATAAAAAAGCGAAAGAGTCTGTTGAAAAAATCAACGAAGCTGATGCTATGATATTCCAAACAGAGAAACAGTTAAAAGAATTCGGAGATAAATTATCTGATGGTAATAAGTCTAACATCGAAGGAGCTTTAGCAGAATTAAAAACTGCTTTTGAAACTAAAAATGTAGATACTATTCAACCAGCTTTAGATAAAATAAACGAAGCTTGGAAAGCTGCTTCTGAAGAAATGTACAAAGCACAAGCTGAAGGTGGACACGGTGCTCCTGAACAAGGACAACCTAACCAAGGTGGTGATGCTGATGGTACACAAGATGTAGAATACGAAGAGGTAAAATAA
- a CDS encoding SH3 domain-containing protein: MKNTFRILCLLISSVALGQNQLYVTTPTVAYDDANGSTQIGVYVRGAYLENIEKINKDVFKITTENLGITYILDGKNLKTITSSEDEIEKSPSPIIDFDDYYGSPHLFTLVGGLKVRTAPNHQAETLGVLYNGTPVGINYYPYDKEAWIKITFNEGQGYIPVKYLGKRPILNNLITNYKKATDPKEQKRLVQRIVELGWNSTDEEAAKALLVFADFAERNGQPEKATIARLQSEVLKASPEEEMYDKILAMVSKKQLGFTLNNVIEPTKGFSLATLEKAFGRIKESYSNLDDCALDNYESNIKFNNAECIGHDVNKTYTLRIVNIANGAGFKINNSILNENTTEKEFLKIGKGLINLILSTEKAYQIPIGDSAYRFTFAEGKLSKVELIYFC, encoded by the coding sequence ATGAAAAACACCTTCAGAATATTATGCTTATTAATCTCATCAGTTGCGTTGGGACAAAACCAATTATATGTAACCACTCCTACTGTAGCGTACGATGATGCTAATGGATCTACACAAATAGGTGTATATGTACGTGGAGCATATTTAGAAAATATAGAAAAAATAAATAAAGATGTATTCAAAATAACAACGGAAAACCTTGGTATTACATACATCTTAGATGGTAAGAACCTAAAAACTATCACATCTAGCGAGGATGAGATTGAAAAATCTCCTTCACCTATTATAGACTTTGATGATTATTATGGCAGTCCTCATCTATTTACACTAGTAGGGGGACTTAAAGTTAGAACAGCTCCAAATCATCAAGCTGAAACATTGGGGGTACTTTATAATGGTACTCCTGTAGGAATTAATTACTATCCTTACGATAAGGAAGCATGGATCAAAATCACGTTTAATGAAGGGCAAGGATATATCCCTGTGAAGTATCTTGGTAAAAGGCCTATATTAAATAACCTTATCACAAACTATAAAAAAGCTACTGATCCTAAAGAACAAAAAAGACTAGTGCAACGCATCGTAGAACTAGGATGGAATAGTACTGATGAAGAAGCCGCAAAAGCTTTATTAGTGTTTGCAGACTTTGCTGAGAGAAATGGACAACCAGAGAAAGCTACTATTGCTAGATTACAATCTGAAGTACTAAAAGCTTCTCCTGAGGAAGAAATGTACGATAAGATATTAGCGATGGTGAGCAAAAAACAACTTGGTTTTACGTTAAATAATGTGATAGAACCAACAAAAGGTTTTAGCTTAGCCACATTAGAGAAAGCTTTTGGAAGAATTAAAGAAAGCTATTCTAACTTAGATGATTGTGCTCTTGATAATTATGAAAGCAATATTAAGTTCAATAATGCTGAATGTATCGGTCATGATGTTAATAAAACTTATACCTTAAGAATAGTTAATATCGCCAATGGTGCAGGTTTTAAGATAAACAATAGCATCTTAAACGAAAATACAACTGAGAAAGAATTTTTAAAAATTGGAAAGGGATTAATTAACTTAATTCTATCTACTGAAAAAGCTTATCAAATACCTATAGGTGATTCAGCATATCGATTCACATTTGCAGAAGGTAAGTTAAGTAAGGTAGAGTTAATATATTTCTGTTAG
- a CDS encoding Crp/Fnr family transcriptional regulator, with product MFELLIQHIQEKVQLTKEETVRLGDYFTVKKLRRKQYLLQEGDVCKHMAFVVKGVLKSYVIDEKRIENINFIGWEGWWMADSYSFFTGKKGELNIDALEEAELLLISKEDYDRIVIDMPVMSNYFRIFYERSLANKDRRILSNIAYNAEEKYAQIIICYPDLVNRIPQHLLASYLGLTPETISRIKKKMK from the coding sequence ATGTTTGAGCTATTAATTCAACACATTCAAGAAAAAGTACAGTTGACTAAAGAAGAAACTGTTCGTTTAGGAGATTATTTTACAGTTAAAAAACTAAGGAGAAAGCAATACTTATTGCAAGAAGGAGACGTGTGTAAGCACATGGCTTTTGTTGTGAAAGGAGTACTGAAGTCTTATGTGATAGACGAAAAAAGGATAGAGAATATTAACTTCATTGGTTGGGAAGGCTGGTGGATGGCAGATTCTTATAGTTTCTTTACAGGTAAAAAAGGAGAGTTGAACATTGATGCTTTAGAAGAAGCGGAATTACTACTTATAAGTAAGGAAGACTATGATAGAATAGTGATAGATATGCCTGTAATGAGTAACTACTTCAGAATATTCTATGAACGTAGCTTAGCGAATAAAGATAGACGTATACTGAGTAATATAGCCTATAATGCAGAGGAGAAGTACGCGCAAATCATTATTTGTTATCCTGACTTAGTCAACCGTATTCCACAGCATCTTTTAGCTTCTTATTTAGGTCTGACCCCAGAAACAATTAGTCGTATTAAGAAAAAAATGAAGTAA